In a genomic window of Melitaea cinxia chromosome 25, ilMelCinx1.1, whole genome shotgun sequence:
- the LOC123666284 gene encoding uncharacterized protein LOC123666284, translating to MENLIKVVPPDLAKKKQRNSVSDIIKKNEQNRYFAKSLPKKPTCKHTKKSKYKCEYLNSNTIFYFHKKFYSSHKKIDQDNFILKYTHIKPVQRKRSKTNTRTPKSFSNHFFIPNHKSKELFPVCLQAFCGVLDIKQGRIKGVTKRFAENGTSASERRGGDRKEFAFRSKLESVQKFIMKFKPLDSHYCRGKIKRRIYLDPSLNITKMYKMYEDQVTPGFSVTKSYFRKVFNTPFNIGFGTPRQDVCSDCLQLLGKIKDVKSALKRKHTSTIQNS from the exons atggaaaatttaataaaagttgttCCTCCAGACTTAGCAAAAAAGAAGCAGAGGAACAGTGTAAGTGATATCATAaagaaaaatgaacaaaatcG gTACTTTGCGAAATCTTTACCTAAAAAGCCCACATGTAAGCatacaaaaaaaagcaaatacAAATGTGAATATTTAAATTCCAATACAATTTTCTACTTCCATAAGAAGTTTTATAGTAGTCACAAAAAAATTGATCAAGATAATTTTATTCTGAAATATACGCATATAAAGCCAGTACAACGAAAACGATCAAAAACAAATACCAGGACCCCAAAATCGTTTtccaatcatttttttattcctaACCACAAGTCTAAGGAGCTTTTTCCAGTTTGCCTTCAAGCTTTTTGTGGTGTTTTAGATATAAAACAAGGGAGAATAAAAGGTGTCACTAAAAGATTCGCAGAAAATGGGACTAGTGCATCAGAGAGAAGAGGTGGTGACCGAAAAGAGTTTGCATTTCGATCAAAATTGGAATCGGTCCagaaatttattatgaaatttaaaccTTTGGATTCtcattactgtaggggcaagatAAAACGTAGAATTTATTTAGATCCAAGtcttaatattactaaaatgtataaaatgtatgaGGATCAAGTCACGCCCGGATTCTCGGTAACTAAATCTTATTTCAGAAAGGTGTTCAATACACCTTTTAACATAGGATTTGGAACACCACGACAGGATGTTTGCTCCGATTGCCTCCAGCTTTTAGGAAAAATAAAAGATGTCAAATCGGCATTGAAAAGGAAACATACGAGCACAATACAGAATTCATAA